ggattcgaaccagcaacctcttgctccttaggcaagttacttccccgctgcaccattaggtggctcgagGAACCTTTAGGCAACCTAATAAGAGGCTAGACAGAAGATGCTCTGAACTTTTCAGATGCAGGAGCTAGAAtgaaagggggcaggggggagaaagaatAGAACCTCACCCTTTTTAGGCCAGCATCTTCCAGTCTCTTTTTCTCCCATTCAAAGTTTACCATACCTATAGAAGAAAAATGACAGAAATAAGGTTTGCTATATTGATGAATGGGAAGAGTGCTTTTTGCGGGTGGGCACTTGGCATCTTTACCACCAGACCTCTAGTCAGGCGCGCCGCGGAGCCTGACCACCGGCAGCCTGTGTGTAGCCGTGGCAGCAGCCCCACtgaccccgtgtctgacatcatacgtgggggctagccacgcccctgcgtctgacatcaggggCATgttctggctcccaaacggagcacTGAGGCTCCTTTCGGGATCTGGAGTACAACGTGGTGCTCCGTTCGTAAggccttagcagggaagagccgctcctggctgtgctgagaatgctcgggagctaaaccagcacccccgcgtctgatgtcagatgcggggggggggtgttggggccacgaggtgcggcccctgattgggcgcggcctgggttctttgaacccgttggcccaatggtgacTCCTCCCCTGCCTCGAGTCCATCAGCAGCTCCTTTGCCTTCTCCCTCTGGAGGGAAGAGCCTGGAACGTGGACTGTATCTCTAATTGTAATGAGTCACAAGAAACTATCTCTTCACACACAGAAACATATCCCTAATTATATTGTACCTTTGTATGGATATTAAATGCAAGCTGTGTTGGGAGCTAATCTTGACCGAACAGCAGAGCAAAAGTAGCTAAAATATGGCAAGATGCAGGCATGTAGCAAGACATTTTTAATTGGGAAAGTAGAAACAAACATTGGAGGGGTAGAGAGGGTTGCGGGCACAAAATTATTACTTAGGGGTCACTGCCTCTATTTGTACCCCCTGTACACCTCTGGCAAAATCCAACCCTGAGCAGTTTCACAGTGCTTAAACCTTTGAGATAAAAATCAATTTCTCATATTTATAAAGAATTAGCTGTGTGTGAGATTCTTCCCATTGTCCTTTTGTGCATTCACTGTTAATAGTTTCTCTTTGTCACTCAGTCCTAATCACAGTACATGGAAGTAAACCCCCATTATGGAGTTTATTTCCAAATGAGTAGTTCGTTCAGCCCATGTGGTCAAGTGATCCTTTTTGTTACTtcatccctacccccaccccatcttgGTACCATACCTTGATATTTCTGCAGAATCTGCTTGACAGCAACATTTTTCAGACTTAAGTCTGCAAGTTTCTTGCCCACATCAGTTGGGAAAGAGATCTCCACAGggttctgctgctgctcattCTCATACCtataatgaaaaatatttataaCTAGCTTaatctgcacagagcatctgcatgctactacttgattgctcccgttacctcagagatctctccaccctcacctgagccacactcctgctcctcctccatccggttatttccacccccctcacccctcttggtcatggatgcagcgttgctggtgtctgttggccaagctacagccctctatccccagagacctcctcacccaagccccactactctccacaggaggaggagcagcagcaggagcagctgttgaccgggcccttccttgccgcCGCCACAGCTGCTCATTCCCCtaaggccactgacaggcttgggcctgtccctcgctcttcctcctttctctcttcccctctcttctttttctctctttctctctcctccactcgctcttcccctgtgtctttcttcccctcccttctttctttctttctttctttctctcccttcccgaATTAATAGatcttgttccctcatctaattcacacaacggtagcctccttctcttgaaggagctctttcctccctcccaacCCTTCTCTTCACAAACCACTACCCACTATCCTTTTTATacagatagattcctctcctctacaatcaagaacatcttctgaccagtaacagttgcattccaactgtccttaaccatcacagactactcctccctatctgcatatggaatctccactgcccaatcaccacggtgcttctgctcgcgaactctcgcgagagctgtcacacacgggattagccatgggtacgccttagagaattatatatatagaagattatTGGTTTGTTGCTGCTAAGTTCTGTAGGGTATGACATACTGTTGAAAGGTAAGAGAATAAAGTCTCTGTTTTCAGAATTCTTGTGAGTTAACTAATAAATGCCAGCATCAAAGGCTTTAATACAAAAAAGAGATGCGTAACAGCCAATCTGGCAAAGTACTGTACTGCAGTCTGACGACATGGTTAATTAGAATCTTAgatcttccttttttaaaaaaggtgtccagtcctCATGAAGGCAGAATTATATTTGAAAATGACATGGGAAGAAATGTAAAGTATTTCTAAAGTCTGATTTTAACACCAAAACATTTGCACAATGCTTTTtgaatgtgcaaaatgtttcacatatattgaggtgggtctcacgatcaaagtGACCCGCCTGGGAGggtaagtggggagagtgggcttagcccgctctccccacacatgagcagaagtctgctctgggcagctgaagcggccgcccacacaactgccggctccctcactgagccggtgggggctggggaattcaggggccgcatggcccccggaagctccagcatgccctgcacaagtgcgcagggcatgctggagggaccaccaagccgggaagctgcttttcagcctcccggtcgggggtctactcgtgagttgccacgttGCTCACACGCTGCGGCAATTCACGAGCAGAAAGTCCGGTTTAACGGAGCAcccgctccgctaacccgggctaaggggagggctacttaagcaggtgacctgctttgactgaaccgggcttggctgcgagcccagtgagtctGATGATCGGTggggagcgggctaagcacccttagcccactttccactgatcgtcagaatagctccattaTCTTGGATTAAGTCTTAAAACTACCCTGTGAAGTTATTATCAGCATATTGCAGCCACGAACCAGCCACAGCTTCTAATATGTATGATATGCTAGAGGCATATTTTTCTTGCTTGCAAATATGTCTTTCTGGCTCATGATATAATAAAAGCAGCAAAAGTTAGAGTGAAGGTGCtgacattttcactcatgctctaaaaagcggTCACTTTAACTTCTATACTATTAGCAGTAAAGACTTTGTGCAGTCTTGTATTATTATGCtagctttacaaattaggctccatgcacccttggtctttcagtgcaatgttgggctggggagggatgtgtccagGCAGAGGTACAACAGATGCAATCTCCCATCACTGGCTGGAGATGCACCTGATGAATTTATGGCTGTTGCTTCGCTATATAATCATGTGAATCTCTGTGTTACTGTCAGAATTGTTCACCATTGCTATGGAGGGTTTGCATCGATTCACAGAGATGGCACCTTCTCCAAGCTCTTGCTCCTGAACACTTGCTCTTCTCTGATAGAGTAAAATACTGTTCTCACTACATGCAATGTTTTTTGCGCAGTTGAAGTTGAAGTTAAAGGTTTTAAAGAGCTGCCACATACCTGTTCAAGGTGTTTCCAATATCCTagagtaaaaagagaaaaagagctcAGTCTTGTGAAATGGTCAGGGTTGGTAGTGTCCTTGCTACAGTTTtacaaacatatgaagctgccttatatggagtcaaagCACTGGTCCACCAAGCTGGCTGACAGCTTCAGGGTTTCAGTCAGGGTCtttcctatttggagatgctaaAGACTGAACCTGGATCTAACAGATGTATTCTACTGAGCTACTACTCCTCACATTTTACCCTTCTATTTCTCAAAACTCAGAGAGGCTTAGTTGGCTTTTTATCTCCACCATTTAtagtcacaacaaccctgtgaggtagtatattaaaaaaaattgactaGATCAAGGCCATCCCACACCTTATGGACTATTTGAACACAGATCCCCCCAATGCCACTCTGTTCACcatgccacactggctctctggggGAAACGAGaagacctttaaaaacaaaaacattgttTGCACATGTTTTTCCTGGGAAATGCTGACATTAAGAGCATGAAGCACAGCTTTTAACTGAACTGCTGGTAAAACTGCAAGTGCCTAGATAGTTCAACAAGCAGAGAACAAATATTTTTCACAGTTTGGATATACCTATTCAGAGCTGAACACACAAACTTGGTCTCTCTACTACATCAGTACTGGGATTGTCACAGAATGTCGCGTGGCCATTTGATAAAGGCAGAAGCCTCTCAGGGTGGCTTCATGTATTATGGTTTTTAGGTATAAAAATTTAAAGTAAAATATGACAAGCAGGTGTTTGCAAATACAGGAGTACCACATTatctgcgggggttccattcccacagataacaaaactgtggataataGGTCATTGAGTCTATTGGATCTGGATTAGATTCCCAGACTCAAACCACCCCCCAAAATAGGCCGAATAAAGCACCCTACCGTGCTCTGCAGGCCTTCAGGAGTGCaaggatgcccccccccagtACAAAAGTCCCCAAAATTCAGCAGAAAtttgttttctttaaacaaatgagCTATAAAATGACTCCCatgctcaaaatggtggctggaaatgacctccaaggtcatttccaggcaCCCCCGACCCGCAGATATAACTGCTGATGGTGAGTCCGCGAATGGTGAGCTAAGCCTGTAGATGTATCATGACCAGCACACTTGTCAAAAGACTGGGATTGGTTACAGTTCCCTATTAAGCATACCCTTGGTGGCAAACAAGGGTTTGCTGCACTGTGTGTGAAATGGTTCACCATGCCGGAGTGGGAGCTGGGGAACAAGTAGCCACCTCCAGAACATTTATTTGCAAGGCTACTTCTAGGTTGGCCTCACCAGCAGCAATTCAGTGGTTGGCTGCTTGCACTTCTGCTCCATCTCACTGATCAGGGCATCGAGGCGAGCAATCTCTTCAGAGAGTCCAGTCACAGCTGCATCCTTCCTCTGTACACAGTCCTTGTCCAACTCTTCCAGCTCAATTATTAAAACCTGCtccattgtcttcacagactgatatATTTGACCAAATTCAGCCTCAATGGCTTGCTTCTCACCTAGTATCCGATCCTACAACAGGTAGATAGGGAAAAGGCAGGACAGGATCATGGGGAGAGAAGATGGACACCTCACCAATTCTTTTTGCATAGCAGAAAACTTCACAGCAGCCCCAGAACTATTATTCTATCATAAGAGTTTTACAGGagggaacattaaaaaaaaccacaactctCTTCCTAATGTCACATAAGTTGTACAAGCGTTGCCAAGCACTTAAAACACACAAATATCTGGGATACATACATGCAGAGCAGTGTCTCAGCTTAATACCAGGCTTGACGCATTTTCTTTGGGTCTAGGTGACAGCCCAAAGGTTTTAGGGGCCAGTGATGCTTTGGCGCAGCGGGgagatgacttgattagcaagccagaggttgccggttcaaatgctgaaaggcatcaccttatactgcgtgggagatggcaatggtaaacccctcctgtattctaccaaagacaaccacagggccctgtagtcaccaggagttgacaccgacttgacagcacactttaccttttatcatTTAGGGAGAGAAGACATATGGGCTTCTTTTTATCCCTTTACAATAGGGATGTATACGAGTTTATTTTTTCGATTCAATTTGTGCTGGAATCGAATCACCTCCGATtcattttgtgtctgaatctgcccccccccaatcaccccagattagatGTGGACTGCTTATAaatgtcctaggggcaccaaatttgtgCTGTGTagatccccatgggtgccacctaccacccaaatttcaaggcagtagggcacttggttgattcttagtgattttttttagtttttactgattttgtttaTTTCTACCATATGACGTAATGGAGACTCAAAGccaccatatcctaaccctaacatggatccccagctttattttttttaaaaaaagctaagctctagcccttgtaaaagtagagttatggagcaaaatgtgtaatcactatttttcaagtgtttggattctttgatgtctaataacttttcctcataatgaatctctatgaggattcattgcacaccttcatttcttctgttcattttgacagtaattggacagtgccaactgtcaactgccatgtgtcaactacaccccgcgccccacactggggtactcagtttattttttaggaattcttaaagtgtttagattctttggtgtattcattacacaccttaatttcttctgttcattttgaccccactgctagGTGGGGGCatggaattagtggcatcccatgtgccaactaccccccaaccagcaagccactgggtactcagtttatattttaggaatttttgaggtgtttagactctttggtgtgtaatgaatcctcatagggattcattatgaggaaaggttattagacacctaTGAGTCTAAatacttgaaaaaaaatcctagaacataaactgagtagcacCCCACTGTCTTGCGAGtaggaggggggtgtagttgcacatggcagtcaaaatgaatagaagaaaggaaggtgggtaatgaatcctcatagggattcattgcagaaaagttattatacaccaaagaatccaaacacctgaaaaatagtgaacacacattttgctccataactccacttctacaagggctacagcttagctactttttttttttttaaatgaaagctggggaaatagtaggaggaatctgaatcttgaatcgattcaaatctggcgtgatttgatttggacctgaatctagccaatggaccacaggggtgatttgttctgtctccaaatcacccaaatcagctcgattcaggtacaaattgatttgtacctgaaccaatttgcacatcccttctttaaaattagaacagaattagcacatccctactttaacacttagaacagaaacagggctgtctgggTTTAAATAAAGAATTTATGAAATAACTCTATCCTGGTCTAGGCATCATAGTCAAATTTTTAGGCACTTTGGCTCCCCTGCGCCTGAGATTTATCAAGCCCTTGTTTAATGAGCCCTTTATTCATACTTCCGCTGCTATTCACATATGTATCAATTCATCAGTAAGGCTAACCTCCTACACAACTTCATTTTAAATTAGGTTTCTTTCCTATCCTGCCCTGAGAGTTCATAGCAAGTTGCAGTACATCGCTAtccaataataaaacaaaaaagcCTGTTGCTTATCTAAGGCCGCCCTGTGTCCAAGAACCAGAACTTGGATCTTCCAAACCTAAACCCCAGATTCTACCTATTGCACCAAATTGGTTCTTTCTCTCTTAGGAGGATCTATCCCAGATGCCAGGCTCATCGTGTGCCTTGTCACACAGGCCACCTGGCTTTGTCCTCATCCTGAATTGAACTGAAGTCTAAGTATAAACAACTAGTTCAGCTTCATATTCATCCCTTATTACTTTTGCTTTTGCCCTTCCACTATCTAAATTTAGGCTGTAAACTTCGCGAGGAGGGACCTCTTTTAGCCTAGTCTTTAGTAGACATTACTGGTTAGATGGACCAGCTGTCTAAGGCCTCTTAATCTGTACATATACCTACCTGATCCATCTCGCATCTTTCCTGTCCAGCCTCTTTCGATGCCTTCAGATTGGTTCTTCTCACCTTCAGGGCCTGCACATGGCCTTCAATTTGTTTCTGATCAAATAAAGACCATATATTCAACTCCTCTGTGCTATCTGTAAGCGAAACCTCCTTCCACTCATCCCAACCCTTAACCATCCTCATCCTATGCAAAGCTGTGCTTGCCTAACTACTGAAGTCAGTGGGCTTAAGCATACCTACTGTGCATAGCACTGCAGTCTGGGCCTCTCTTCAGTAATATTTATGTGCAACTGAGCTCTCAGTATAAACAGCTGATGGCAGTAGCACTGATGTATTTGAATCCACAAAAGGTGAAAATGCTGTAAGTGCTTAGCTAATGTGTTTATTCTAGAGGAAGTTAGAGCCATTGTAAAGATAAAAGTGATGTCTTAAGTTAGGAAACAGAAGTCTGTGGCTCATGTTGATAAGGCATATCCTGTTTTCTCAttgttgtgtgacagatgtttattCGAGCTGTGTAAGCACTATGCTAAGGTATAAAGACCTATTGAAATTGTAATTCAGGGTCCCAACAAGGTGTGAACCTCTCTGACTGCAGCAGTGCTAAATTAAAGCCTTGGAAAAGTTTCTCCTGTGTCTGGTTATTCTTAATAAAAGGACCCAGACAAGAACCCAGAAAAGTGTATTTAGGCATATCAGCACTGGGCCAGTCCTGGGCCAGCATCTTATTGCAGAATAAGAACTAAGATTGGCACAAGCCTTATCGGTACCTGAGGTGGTGTGATGGACTGTCACTCTCCCTTGGTATGTGCCAAGCAGCTATCTCCAGCCACAACACCAGGTTACTTTTTAGattctttttcttgttttttgGAGACAGGACTCATTTTTATGGCTCGTTtgttaaaaaccaaaccaaaccacaattttACACAGAATTCCTGGATctttggcagtgttccctctaacagggactcccagacgttgttgaatacagctcccataatccccaagcagaaagctggactaggaccggggagacttgagttcaaatccccattcagccatgatactagctgggtgactctgggccagtcacttctctctcggcctaacctacttcacagggttgttgtgaggagaaacttacagtaagtatgtagtacactgctctgggctccttgtaggaagagcgggatataaaatgtataacaacaacaacaacatctgggaatccctcttagaaagaacactggtctttgggactctgtgtgtgtgggggggggggatgggatgggatatcTCCTTGGACTCCTGAAGGCCCACAGAGCACAACAGGGCACTTCATCTAGTCCATTTTCACATTTTTGAGGTTTTTATTCTAGCCTGGGAACCCAACCCCCACAATCCcagactcaatgcctcattatccacagtttcgtcACCTACCGTAAtatgtgggaacagaacccctgcggataatgaggtacagctgtatataaatatgtatagtAGTAGTAAGTTTCCCTGTCCCAGACGCCTTTCTCAACCTGAGAGGCACACAAACTGTGCTGAGTAGCTATTGTCACCTGCTCTGCTCAGTTCATTGCCCACTCTCTCACTCCTCCCTTATCAACAGAGGCTCATAACGCCTTCTCTGGCAGTGATGCAAATTGTTGTTCTCGGGGTCCTTTTCTTCCACTGCCACTCTGGGGAAAGGAATGGTAGGAAGTGAATTGAGGCtagtagagtgctggcctagagtGTCTTCATGGAGACAACCTAAACCAACACTCTTCTGGGCTGGCCACAATACACTTCCTTCCACTCTCTTCCTCAGCCAGCCAGAGTGGCAATGGAGGAAGAGGACAGAGAGTGGTGGTAGCTAGCATGGTGCcactggggagaaggagagagggtgggtgggtgggttgatttTTAGGGTGAGTCCGGTGTCGGGTTGGTGGAGATGGCCAATCTGCTGCCTGCACTCACCTGCATTTGAGGACACAGCCTCAGATTGCCTAATGAGCAGACCACCACTGAGAACGATCCATCTTGTCCTAGTCCCACTGTCAaaatactactacaaatatttatatactgcttttcaacaaccaaagcagtttatacagaaaaaataataataaatggctccctattccccccccccgccccccaccaaaaggcttacaatctaaagagaaacataagatagacaccagcttcagccactggagggatgctgtgctggggttggatagagccagttgctctcacattgctaaatataagacaaaaTGATCCATGATGCTGAACAGCAGCTTGCTACCTTGTAATCTTGGGCAGCCTCTTCTATGGGAAGCACAGAGTGAGTCTTATGCTCACGGGACTCCCTGCAGATCATGCAGATGAGTGCTTGATCTTGTTCACAGAAAAGTTTCAGAGGCTCTTGGTGTCCCTCACACATTTTCTGACCATGCTGCGTTATGGCTGCCTCCATCTGTTTCGCTATTTCCACAACATTTGCCAGCTCCCTGCTGGGCCGGAGGCTTCTCCTGGAATATGTTCTGCACGAAGGGCAGTAATAGCGCTCATATGACTTCGTCCAGCACTCCTTGATACAGGCTTTGCAAAAATAGTGCCCACACTCTATGGACACAGGCTCTGTGAAATAGTCTAGGCAGATGGAACAAGTGATTTCCTTTTCAAGAGTTTCCAGGAGTTTGTTAGCAGACTTGGCTGGCACAGAATATGGGCTGCTTTCAGGAAAATGTTTCCCCACTGGGGATCTCGATCTGCTGCTGGAATGGAGCTGCTGTTCCTGTGAGCTGGGTCGAGATCCAGAATTCTCAGAGGACTGCTGTCTAAGATGATTCTTACTGTCCAGGTGTGCTTTTCGCATAGCTAACCACCAGCGACGCAGAGCCTGATTACACGGATGTACTGGAGGAGGGACAAGCGAAGAGGAACCCTGGTAGGCTAGGTGCCTGCTGGTGCGCTGTGAACTGGATGCTGTCTTGGTACTGGAATAGGACATGGTCTCTGCTCACCCAGTAGGACACAGCACAGTTTCCCTCAGTCCCCTTGGAGGGAGTGGGGCTGCTGAGTTTCCCTCACAGCACTGCCTAGGTGGAGCATTCACTGGAAGACTTGCTagctgcagctgaggatgctggtgCTGTTGAGGGAAAAGGTAGAAGTGGGTGGAACAAaatcaaaatataaataaaattagatCAGGCTTGGAAGTAGCAGCTCAGTCAAAGTTTTTCACTCTTTTCCAACATTCAGGGACATGCTCCAAAATTTAGAAGAGTATTTCTCATCATAAGCCTCTGCATTAGTAGGACAGGGGCTATCCCCTACCCAGACCCCcgcagtgttcccactaacagggattcccagatgttgttgactatgactcccataattGCCAGCCAAAggtattgcagctagggatgctgggagttgtagtaaacaacatcttggaatccctgttagagggaactgtgccacccacccaccccacacactcatgACTGCCCTCCTGCTTCATGATCAGGAAATTGTGGGTTTGTTCCTTTTTGAATAGGTTTAGCACAGCTGgatagaaagaaacattggtagacttaccatgaagaGTTCTTTTTCAAGGTATAGGGAAGTCATCCTCAACGTGATGGGTTTATCAGCCTCTGCAGACTttgagacaggaccaatcaaatttcaggcaGGCGAGTAGCTAAGTTAGGTAGTTGTCACtcaatccccagttccaggattGTATAGCATAGTAAAGCTTAGAAGAGAGAACTCAACATGAACATAAACAGAAACAGATAAAAATGAGCCAGAACAGTAGCAGTAAAGGGACAGGTAAACTATAACCTTGGGAGTAGACCCATCTCCCTGAAACACAGTCCAAGAGGACTGAAACAAATGCATAATAAGGCCCCCATCCGTGGGCAGCCCAGATGACCTTCTTATACCCTGAAAAAGAACacttcatggtaagtctaccaatgtttctttttccattgagAGGTCATCCTCAATGTGACGGGATGTCACATTAAGCAAAAAAATAATAGGGCGGGAAGTGGAGTGTTAAACCAGTTGCTGTAAAACAGTCTGTCCTACAGCCGCTAGAGCTGCATGAAAAGATGGAATCTCATGATGTTTCATGAATGGTGACACTGAAGCCCCAAGTGGCCACCTTGCAAATTTCATCTAATGGTGCTGAAAAAGCAGCTGAAATGCTAGCACTCCTAGAGGAATGGGCTGTGATCCCCTGAGGAACAGACAAGTGCAGGGATTCATAAGCAAGGGAAACTGGCGCTTTAATTGCCCAGCGAAACCTTGGCGACCTTAGACCCCATGGAAGAAGGCTAGAAAGACATAAACAGGGAATCTTTTCTACGAAAAAGTTTGGTACGTTTTATATATACTCTGAGTGCCCTTTGCATATCCAGGGTGTGCCAGACCTTCTCCTTTGGATGAGAAGGTTTTGGACAGAACAATGGCAAAACTAATCCCTGACTCCTATGAAAAACTGAATTAATTTTTGGCATAAATGTTGGATCCAGTTTTTAGAACTACAGAGTCCTTTTGCAAGACGCACTGTTCCTTGCACACAGACAAAGCAGCCAGCTCAGACACTCTCCTAGCAGATGTAACTGCCACGAGGAAGAGGACTTTGAAGGAGAACAGCTTCAGcgaaactgagcagagaggctcAAAGGGAGCTCTAGTGAGGGCATTTAACACTTTGTTTAGGTCCCAAGATGGGAACCTATGCACAAGTGGTGGAGTGATGttggtaaggtaaagtaaagtgtgctgtcaagtcgatttcgattcctggcgcccacagagccctgtggttttctttggtagaatacaggtagcTCCTTGCAAAAAATGGTGAATGTGTGGATGCAAGGGCAAGGTTGAGGAGCCTGGAATGGAAATGTCTAGAAATGAGGACTGGCCAAAGTCTGGTGCTTCAAGGTGTTTGGACGGAGATCTATCTTGAGGCTCAACTGAAGGAACGCCAGAACTTCTGAAACTCCGACTGAGGAAGCCTGGATTTCATGTTTCCGCCCCCAGCTACAGAAAGCCAACCAGGTGAATTGGTAAATACGAGAGGTAGAAGATCTCCTTGAGGCAAGAACTGTATTCTGGACTTGCCATGAATATCCTTTATCTGCAAGTGACCTATGCTCAAACTCCATGCGTGTAGGTGTAACCACGCTGGATCTGGATGGAACAGGAGTCCCTGTGATTAGAGATCCACTTGGAGAGGAAGTTGCCATGGAGGACAAAGAGACAAGGACATAAGGTTCAAAAACCAAGTACGGCGTGGCCAGTAAGGTGCCACCAGGACGATTTCTGACCTTTCTGACAGAAGCTTCGTGATGACAGACCTGAGGC
Above is a window of Hemicordylus capensis ecotype Gifberg chromosome 2, rHemCap1.1.pri, whole genome shotgun sequence DNA encoding:
- the LOC128346203 gene encoding E3 ubiquitin-protein ligase TRIM41-like isoform X1 yields the protein MSYSSTKTASSSQRTSRHLAYQGSSSLVPPPVHPCNQALRRWWLAMRKAHLDSKNHLRQQSSENSGSRPSSQEQQLHSSSRSRSPVGKHFPESSPYSVPAKSANKLLETLEKEITCSICLDYFTEPVSIECGHYFCKACIKECWTKSYERYYCPSCRTYSRRSLRPSRELANVVEIAKQMEAAITQHGQKMCEGHQEPLKLFCEQDQALICMICRESREHKTHSVLPIEEAAQDYKKQIEGHVQALKVRRTNLKASKEAGQERCEMDQDRILGEKQAIEAEFGQIYQSVKTMEQVLIIELEELDKDCVQRKDAAVTGLSEEIARLDALISEMEQKCKQPTTELLLDIGNTLNRYENEQQQNPVEISFPTDVGKKLADLSLKNVAVKQILQKYQGMVNFEWEKKRLEDAGLKRVTRSSYDSCRS
- the LOC128346203 gene encoding tripartite motif-containing protein 15-like isoform X2, which codes for MDQDRILGEKQAIEAEFGQIYQSVKTMEQVLIIELEELDKDCVQRKDAAVTGLSEEIARLDALISEMEQKCKQPTTELLLDIGNTLNRYENEQQQNPVEISFPTDVGKKLADLSLKNVAVKQILQKYQGMVNFEWEKKRLEDAGLKRVTRSSYDSCRS